From the genome of Pseudomonas hamedanensis:
AATGACCGACACGATGCCCACGCCGTCACGTTTGAGTTGTTCGGCCAACGGGAAAAAATTCGCGTGCCAGGACGAGTCGAGCAGCACCAGTTGATCGCCGGCCCGGTGCGCCAGTGGCACGCAGCGTTGCGGAATCTGCTGGCCCCTGAGCACCCGATCGAGCAGGCGCATCGGCACACTGAAACAGGCGAGTGCCGTGAGCCGGCAGCCGACGTAAAGCACCCGGCGGGCAAAGTGTGACTGACTGAAGGGACGCCGCCGCTCCACGGCGCGATGGCGTAGCCAGAAGCCGTTTCTCCATTGCTCCAGCTTCACCCGCAGGCCGGTCAGATCGAGCTTCGGCGACTTCAACGGTGCCAGGCTTTTTACCTCATACAGGCCGCCATTGATCATCACCACCGGGATGCATTGGGTTTTTTCGTTGGGCGGCGGCAGTTGCTGAATGACGTTACGCACCACCCGCTGAATGCCCGAGTTGGCGGTGGGGTGTTCGAAGACGTAAGTGCATTCAACCAACAATCGCGTCATCGCAGCATCTCCGTATCCGGCGCTTGTTCAAGGTGGTCACTGCTTCGGCTGATGGCGGTCTGCGCCTGGAGCCACGAGCAGCCGACAAAATCTTCCTGGCGGTTGTTGATCACGTGGAAGACCAGCCCGTAGTCGCGCCATTCGTAATTGCGGTCCAGGTGCGAGTCCAGGCGCGAGAGGCTCAGGGCCACCGAATAATTGCCCTTGCCCAGGCGCATGTCGAAGGCGAAACGGAAGGTCACGCGCTCGCCGGCGGTCAGGTCGGTGACGGCCTTGTCCAGTCGGTGGGTGTTGATCCCATAGATCGCCTGGCCCAGGCGATCCTTGATCATGAAGCCCAGCACCAGACGCTCGATGTCCTGACGCACTTCGGTCTGCACCTCCAGCACCACGGGCTGGCCGACCTCGGCCACTTCCAGACTGCGGCCCTGCGCATCAAGCAAGCGCACACTGACGATGCCGGCCTCACCCGTACCGGAAATGGTTTGCACCTGTCCGTTGGCGAGCATTTCCTGGCGCACGGTCTGGCCTTCGCGCTGGGCGAGCATGGCGTTGTAGTAGTCCATGACTTCTTCCGGCTTGCCGCGCATGGCCAGACGACCGTTTTCCAGGAGGATGGCCGTGTCGCAGATCGACTGAATGGCGGAACGATCATGGGAGACGATCAACAGGGTCGTGCCGGCTTTGCGAAAGCTGCGGATGCGGTCGAAGCTTTTGTGTTGGAAATAGGCATCGCCCACCGACAACGCCTCGTCGACGATCAGGATGTCCGGACGTCGCGCGGTCGCGACGCTGAACGCCAGGCGCATCTGCATCCCGCTGGAATAGGTGCGTACGGGGTGATCGATGGCCTCGCCGATTTCGGCAAAGTGCTCGATTTGCGGCATCAACGCTTCGATCTCTTCGACCTGCATGCCCAGCAACTGCCCGGCCATGAACGCGTTCTGGCGGCCGGTGAAGTCTGGGTGAAAGCCCATGCCCAGTTCGAGCAAGGCGGCCACGCGGCCTTGCAGTTGAATCTGTCCACGGGTCGGTTGCGTGGTACCGGTGATCATTTTCAGCAGGGTGCTTTTACCCGCGCCGTTGACACCGACGATGCCCACGGCTTCACCGGGTTTGATCTCGAAATCGACGTCTTGCAGGATCCAGTGCAAGTGATGGCGGGGCCGTGAGAACGGCACCAGCCACTCCAGCAGGCGGCTCCAGCGATTGGGGTATTGCTTGTAGGCCTTGGCCAGGCCCGTGACGCGTATATGTCCCATCAGAGTTCGTCCACCATTTCACCGACACGCTGACGAAACAGGCGCAGGGCCATGGCACAGCACAGCAGGCCGAGGATCAGCAGCGGCAACAGGGAATGCCAGTCGGGCCATTGGTTGTAGAGGAAAACGTTCTGGTAGCTGGTCATCAGCGCTGTCATCGGGTTGAGGCCGATAAGGTGCTGGATGCCGGGGGGGAGAATCGACAGCGGATAAACGATCGGGGTCAGCCAGAACCAGAATTGCAGGCAGATGCCGAACATCTGCCCGACATCACGAAAGAACACATTGAGGACGCCGAGCAACATGCCCAGTCCGGCGGCAAACAGTACTTGCAACATCAGCAACGGTATCAGCGCCAGCAACGCCATGCCGGGCAGACGTCCGCTGATCAACAGGAAACCGAAAAACAGGCCCAGGATGATTGCAAAATTGACCCCGGCATTGAGCAGCGTAATGACCGGCAGGCAAATGCGCGGGAAGCTGATTTTCTTCAACAGGTTGGCATTTTCCAGAAACATGCTCTGGCTGCGCGTAGTGATCTCGGCGAACAGGCCCCAGGTCAACAGGCCTGCGCACAGGTACACGCTGTAGGCCAGGCCATCCTCTACGCCGGGCAGGCGGGCGCGCATGATCTGAGAAAAGATCACGGTATACACCACGATCATCGATAACGGATTGAGTACCGTCCACAGCGCACCGAACAGCGAATTGCGATAGCGCGTCTGGAATTCGCGCTTGACGCTGCCGAAGATGAATCCGCGGTAGCTGCGCAGCGAGCGGTAAAGGGAAAGCAGCATTCAGACCGTCCTGCCGTATTGGTCTTCGAAGCGGACGATATCGTCCTCTCCCAGGTATTCGCCGCTCTGCACTTCGATGATCACCAGATCGATCACGCCGGGGTTTTCCAGACGATGCTTGTGGCCGGCGGCGATGAATGTCGATTCGTTCTTGGCGACCAGCGTCGTGCCGGAGCCGTTGTTAGTGACCTTGGCCATGCCTTCGACGACCACCCAGTGTTCATTGCGATGGTGGTGCATCTGCAGCGACAGCTTGCCGCCGGGCTTGACCACGATGCGCTTGATCTTGAAGCGCGGACCTTCCTCAAGCACGGTGTAGGTGCCCCACGGGCGGCTGACCGTGCGGTGCAGGCGATAGGCCTCGTGGGATTTGTCCTTGAGTTGCCTGGCGACGCGGCGCACGTCCTGGGCGCGGTCGGCATGCGCTACCAGCACCGCATCGGCGGTGTCGACGATGATCAGGTTGTCCACACCGACGGTGGCCACCAGGCGCCCGTCGCTCTGGACGAAGTTGTTATGGCTGTCGATGAAAATCGCTTCGCCGTTGGCGCGATTGTTGTCGGCATCGGCCGGTATCAGCGCGGCGACGGCGCCCCACGAACCGATATCGCTCCAGTCGAAGCCGGCGGGCACCACGACGACTTTGTCGGAACGTTCCATCAACGCGTAGTCGATGGAGATATCGGTGATTTCAGCGAACAGCGCCGGCGCCAGTTCCTGTTGCAGACAACCGGCGTTTTCCACCGGAGCGCTGGCGGCCATGCACGCTCGGGTCTGCTCCAGCAGCTCGGGCGCATGCACTTGCAGCTCGGCAATCAGCGTCGCGGTGGTAAAGCAGAACATGCCTGAGTTCCACAGAAAGTCGCCGCTTTCCAGGTAGTGCGTGGCGGTTTGCAGGTCCGGCTTCTCGACGAAGCGCTGGACTTTCGCCGCGCCCCTGGCATCGAGTGGCGCGCCGGTCTCGATATAACCGAAGCCGGTTTCCGGTGCGGTCGGGATCACGCCGAAGGTCACCAGATAACCGTCTTTCGCCAGATTTACGGCATGTTCGACGGCGCTTTTCAGCGCGTCCTGATTGACGATCAGATGGTCGGCGGGCATCACCACCATAATCGCGTCGTCACCGTGCAAGGCTTGCAATGAGAGCGCTGCCGCGGCAATGGCGGGAGCCGTGTTGCGTCCGCTCGGCTCCAGCAGGAAGTGGCCGCGATGGCGTGATACCTGAGCCGCGCAATAGTGATCCTTGCTCTGGAAGTAGTACTCGCGGTTGGTCACCGTGACAATGTCGCCCCAGCCGTCGAGCAGCGCGGCAGCCCGCTGGTAGGTCTTGCCCAGCAGCGACTGGCCGTCGGGCAGAATCATGAACGGCTTGGGGTGGCCCTCGCGGGACACCGGCCATAAACGGGTGCCGGCACCGCCGGACAGAATCACGGGAATCAGCATGGCCTACTCCTTGGCAACGCGTTGCATGTCCGCATCCATCATCATGCGGATCAAGGTGTCCAGGTCGGTTTTCGGTTTCCAGCCCAGCACGCGCTGGGCCTTGGCCGGGTTGCCGAGCAGCACTTCGACTTCCGCCGGCCGGAAGAACGCCGGGTCGATCTTGACGTAGTCGCGGTAATTGAGGCCGACATGATCGAAAGCGATGCGGCACATCTCGCGCACCGTGGTGGTGACGCCGGTGGCGACCACATAGTCGTCAGGCTTGTCCTGTTGCAGCATCAGCCACATGGCTTCGACGTAATCGCCGGCAAAGCCCCAGTCGCGTTTTGCGTCGATGTTGCCCAGGGCCAGCGTCTGCTGTTTGCCCTGCTTGATGCGTGCGGCGGCATCGGTGACTTTGCGGGTAACGAATTCGATGCCGCGCAGTGGCGATTCATGGTTGAAGAGGATGCCGCTGCTGGCGTGCAGGTTGAAGCTTTCGCGGTAGTTGACGGTGATCCAGTGACCATACAACTTGGCCACGCCGTAAGGGCTGCGCGGGTAGAACGGGGTGTTCTCGTCCTGCTGCTCAGCCTGGATCAGGCCGAACATTTCGCTGGTCGAGGCCTGATAAAAGCGCGTGTGCGGGCTGAACTGGCGGATCGCTTCGAGCAAGTGGGTGACGCCCAGGCCATCGACGATGCCGGTGGTCACCGGTTGATCCCAGGACGCGGCGACAAAACTCTGCGCGGCGAGGTTATAGACCTCGTCCGGCGCAGACTTGATGACCGCGCGCTGGACCGAGCAGGCATCGGCCATGTCGCCGTCCAGATAGACGATGTCGGCTTCGACCCCCATCTCGCGCAGGCGCCAGCGCGAATCGCTGCTGCGTCGTGCCACCAGGCCGTGGACCTTGTAGCCCTTGTCCAGCAGCAGTTTGGCCAGATACGCGCCGTCCTGACCGGTGATCCCTGTGATCAATGCACTTTTTGTCATTCTTGTCGTACTCGCGTCTCCCAGTCGGACAGAATCGCCCGCAGGGATTGTTGTGTGGTGATGGCCGGCGACCATCCGGTGGTTTTCGCCAGTCTGGCGTGGCTGCCGCAAACGCGGCGCTGCTCGGCACGGCGCATGCGCGCCGGGTCCTGAACCAGTTGCACTTCGACTTCGGCCAGATCAGCCAATTGCTCGATCAGGCTGCGGATGCTTTGCTCACGGCCCGAGCAGATGTTGTAGACCTGCCCCGGCGTGGCGTTTTCCAAGAGTGCGAGGTAGGCCGAAACCACGTCGCTGACATCAAGAAAATCGCGGGTCACGTCGATATCGCCGACTTCCAGTTGTGGCGCCTGCAGACCCTGTTTGATGCGGCAGATCTGCCGGGCGGCACTGGCGATGACGAAGCTGTCCTTCTGCGCGGTGCCGATGTGGTTGAACGGCCGCGCGACCAACACCGGCCAGGCTTCGCTCAGGCCCCATTGCAGCGTAAGAAATTCCGCCGCGAGTTTGCTCACTGCATAGGGATTGCGCGGCAGGGGCGCTTGTTGCTCGGTGATCGGCAGGGCGCTGGTTTCGACCTGACCGTAAACATCGCCCGAGCTGACATACAGGAAGGTGCCGCAAAAGCCACGCGCCTTTAGCGCCTGCAATAGATTGAGGGTACCGAACAGATTGATGTCGAGGGTGCGGGCCGGGTCGCGAAAGGCTTCCGGCACGAAGGTCTGGCCGGCCAGATGTATGACCGCGTCCGGCATTTGTGGCCATAGATCAGTGAGGCTGCCGACATCCGTGAGGTCGTAAGAGGCGGCGGCAGGCAGCAGCTCCCACGACGAGTCGGGCAAGGCCAGACGTGATTGAAGATGTTGCCCCACGAAGCCACTGAGGCCCGTGACGAACAGACGCTTTTTCAAACAGCGACCCCTTGGTCTTTGACTTGCGCCAGTTTCCCACAGGCTTTGTGGGAAACGTCTGTCTGACCGATAGAAAGGTCCGACAGGAAAACAGGCGAAGTCGTTGTTGTAGTTGTTTGGTTGCCAATCTGTGCCAATTGCGCGGCAATTTCAACAGGGCAAACCGTGACCGGTCAGTTCTCGTCAGCGTAGTCCGATTTATTCTTGTCGGGCGGTTCCCGGATCGTTGATGGATGTGTTTAGAATGGCCCTCGTCGCCGCTTCCCCGGTCCACCGCGGGCGCAGCGCAACAGGGTGAAACTGACCACTAAAACAAGAACGAAGACGTAACTGAGGATGATGGACAAGCAACGGCGCTGCCGGCTTGCTCCAGCGCCCGGTCGTCATAGCATGAGGTTGCCGGGACGGCTGCTTCATCGTGGGATGCCATGAATTTCATTCTTTACTCGGACGTCAACGACCGCACCATCAGCCAAAGTCTCGGGCGTCCCGAATACAGTTATTACTTCGTGCTCAAGGCCTACCGCCCGGTGCTGGAAAGCCTTGGACAAGTGCACGTCGTGTCCTCGGCGGCCGAGGTCGATCCGCTGTATCGGCAACTGCAACAGGCCGGTCAGGACAGCCTCTTTCTTTCGTTTGCGCCGCCGCACAAGACCCCGATCGACCTGCACTGCCCGATGGTCTGCGTGATCGCCTGGGAGTATGACTCGATTCCGTCCGAGGTCAGCGATGACGATCCTCGCCACGACTGGCGCCAGACACTGGCGCGCCATGGCCGGGTGATTACTCTGTCGACCCACACGGCACAGGCCATCCGTCGCAGCCTCGGTGAAGATTTCCCGGTACTGGTATTGCCGACACCGCTGTGGGAACGCTTCGCCGAGGTACGGCGCGACTATCCCAGTGTCCCGGTAAACCCCGGCAGCACATTGCAGATCAAGGGCTGCATCATCGACAGCCACGCGCTGGGACTGTCGGCGGATGGCTTGATCGCACCGATACTCGATGAGCAGCAAATCCCCGAGCCAGAGGCGATCGAGCCAGTGCCGGAGCCGACTCCGGAACCGCCGCCCGAACTGACCCTGCGACGGCGGGCTTTCATCACCCGGCATTATTTGTACGAAGGCTATAAGGCCCTCGCGAGGCCCTCCGAGCACACACCGCTGTTTTTGCTCAAGCACAACCTGCGGCAGTGGTATCGCGAAGCGGTCAGTGATCTGCTGCCAAGTGCCATCCGCGAGGAACGCCCTGAGCTGCTTGAGCCAGCGCCGCCCGCTCCTGCGGTGGCTGAAGTGCCGGCGCAGCCTGAGCATCCGCAAGCCTTGCTGCCCGATACTCGTCAACACGTGCAGATCGACGTCAGCGGCGTGGTGTATGTCAGCGTGTTCAACCCCGAGGACGGACGCAAGAACTGGCATCACTTGATCACCGCGTTCTGCTGGGCCATGCGCGATGCCGACGACGCGACTCTGGTGCTGAAAATCACCCAGAACGACCTGTCGAGCTATTACGTTCACCTCATTACCTTGCTCTCGCAGCTCTCGCCATTCGCCTGTCGCGTGGTGGTCATGCATGGCTATCTGGAAGACGAGGAATTCGCCCGGCTGTATGGCGCTGCCAGTTTCTACGTCAATGCGTCACGCTGCGAGGGACTGTGTCTGCCGCTGATGGAGTTCATGTCATGTGCACGCCCGGTGATTGCGCCGAATCACACGGCGATGGGCGATTACATCGACGAACGCGTGGCGTTCATCGTCAAGTCCGGCCGCGAGCCGGCCATCTGGCCGGAAGACGCACGCATCCTCTATCGGACCCTGCGTCATCGCCCCGACTGGGGCTCCTTGAAAGCCGCTTATGAGGACAGCTACGCCATGGCCAAGAACCATCCAGAGGCCTACCTAGCGATGGCCGCTGCCGCCAATGAACGCATGCATGAATATTGCGGTTTCGCCCCGGTGCAGCAGCGCGTAGAGGCGTTTTTTGGTCTGAAGGCTACTAGCGAAAGCAGCGCCATGGCACTTGCGACCGGAGCGGCGTCATGCTGATCATCATTCATTCGGAAACCAACAAGAGCAACATCCAGCAGAACCTCGGTCGGCCTGAGTACAGCTATTACTTCGTGCTCAAGGAGTTTCGTCCCGTTCTGGAACGCATCGGCCAGGTACTGGAAGTCAGCCACCCTGACGAGTTGGTGGATCGTTTGTATTTCGACTGTTTGAGCCGGGGCGAAGACTGCGTCTTTCTGTCGTTCTCGCCGCCGCACCGCACGCCCGTTCATTACGCTTGCCCGACCATTCCGGTGTTCGCCTGGGAATTCAGCACGATCCCCACTGAAAGCTGGCAAGGCGAGCCGCGTCACGACTGGCGTACGGTGCTTCAGGCCTGTGGCCGGGCGATTACCCATTCAACGTTCACGGTGAATGCGGTGCGTGACGTGATGGGGCCGGACTATCCGATCTGCGCGATCCCGGCACCGGTATGGGACCGCTTTGCCGCGCGTGGCGCGTCCTTGGCCAAGCGTCCGGTGATTGACCCGGTCACGCTGAATTTGCGTGGATTGCTGATCGACAGCCGGCGCACGGATTTGCGTCCCTACGGTCCTCCGGGATTGCGTGACGGATCGCCGTTAGACTTGTCCGCACCGGCCGCGGATTGCCAGTTGCAGCTTGAAGGGGTGGTCTACACCTCGGTGTTCAACCCTTACGACGGTCGCAAGAACTGGCAGGACATGATCAGCGCGTTCTGCACGGCGTTTCGCGACATCAGCGATGCGACGCTGGTGCTCAAGCTGACCCACCATGACATCGCCGATGCGCTGACCGACATGCTGCATCACCTGTACAAGAACCAGTCGTACCAGTGCCGGATCGTGCTGATCCACGGCTATCTGGCCGATGTCGATTACGAAGCGCTGGTGCAGGCCACCAGCTATGTGGTCAACAGTTCCTACGGAGAAGGACAGTGCCTGCCGCTGATGGAGTTCATGTCCTGCGGCAAACCGGCGATTGCGCCGTTGAACACGGCGATGGCCGATTATGTGAGCAGCGATAACGCCTTTATCGTCGACTTCACCGAAGAGCTCACCGCCTGGCCGCACGACCCGCGCGCGGCCTATCGCACGCTGCGCTACATCACCGATTGGGATTCGTTGTGCCTGGCGTACCGCACCAGCTATGACGTGGCAAAAGCTGATGAGCCGCGTTACGCCGCAATGTCCGCCGCGGCGATTGGTAGTTTGCAGCGCTTCTGCAGCCAGGCCAGTACCGAGCAGCGACTGCGCGCATTTTTCGCCCAGCCCCTGCGCACCGTCGGATCGTTGCCTGCGCAAGTCACGCTCGCATGATCCGCCGTTTGCTCGGCCGATGGCGGTCGGCGCGTGCCGTGCAAGCGGTGCCGGCACCGTCGGCCAAAGTGTCGCCACGGGATGTCGGTCTGCATGACGCAGTGCTCGACGGCTGGTTCCTGAACGACAGCGGCGAGTTGCTCAAGGGCTTTGCAATAACGGCTGACGACACGTTGCTCGATGTCGGTTGCGGCGAAGGCGTGGCGACGCTGTTTGCCGTGCGTCAGGGCGCTTCGGTGATTTTTACCGACAGCGAACATGCCAAGGTGCGCGACCTTGCGCGGCAGGTCGACGCGCAAAGCGACAACGCCAGTCTGGGACTGGTCAGCAACAGCCTGCCGCTGCCGCTGGCTGGCGGCTGCGCCAGTAAAGTGGTGTGCATGGAAGTGCTGGAGCACATTGAGCAGCCTGAGCCGTTCATGGCTGAACTGGTGCGCATGGGGCGCCCCGGTGCGCAGTATCTGCTCAGCGTGCCGGCACCGCTGGGCGAGCACCTGCAAAAAGGCATCGCTCCCGACAGCTACTATCGGTCGCCCAATCACGTACAGATTTTCACCCCCGAGCGCTTCGCTGCGCTGGTAGAGGAGGCCGGGCTGGTAATCGAGCACCGTCAGGCCAGCGGATTTTTCTGGGTGATGGGCATGATTTTTTTCTGGGCCGGCGAACGGGCCGCCGGGCGTGATCCGGGCGGAGCGGTGCGTGACCGTATTCAGGCGCCGTTCATGCCGTTGATGGAAAGCTGGGCGAGGACCTGGCAGGACCTGCTCGCGCAGCCGGACGGACTGGCGATCAAGCAGACGCTCGACCGCTTCATGCCCAAGAGCCAGGTGATCATTGCGCGCAAGCCAATGGCTGCGAGGGAGGCGCCATGAACGGCAAGCGCATCATGGACATCGAAGTGCTGCGCGCCATTGCCGTGCTGGGCGTGTTGTTCCATCACTTGCAGGGAAGCCTGTTTACCGATGTCGTGCCGACGCTGGAAAAAATTCATGCCTGGGCGCAACCGTGGTGGGGCGTTGACCTGTTTTTTGCGATCTCCGGTTTTGTCATTGCCCGTAGCCTGATTCCGGCGCTGCGAGGTTGCACAAGCAGCCAGGAACGCTGGCAACAGACGCGCAACTTCTGGCTGCGTCGGGCTTTCCGCTTGTTGCCGTCTGCCTGGTTATGGCTGGCGCTGATGTTGTTGGCGTGCGTGTTCGTCAATCGCTCGGGGGCGTTCGGCACGTTGCCCGCCAACCTGCAGGCGACGCTGGCCGGGGTGCTGCAATACGCCAACTTCCGTTTTGCCGACAGCTTCTTTCGCTACGAGTACGGCAGCAGTTTCGTCTACTGGAGCCTGTCACTGGAGGAGCAGTTCTATCTGCTGTTTCCGCTGCTGATCCTGTTCTGTCGCAAGCATCTGGTCTGGGCATTGCTGGCGCTGATCGTGGTACAGATTTTCAGCGTGCGCACGCCGTTGCTGATGGTGGTGCGCACCGATGCGCTGGCCCTCGGTGTGCTGTTGGCGATGTGGAGTGCGCAGCCGGGTTATCAACGGTGGCGGCCGGCGTTTCTCGCGCGGCCTTGGCTCGGGATTTCGGCGTTGATCATGATCGGCGCGCTGCTGAGCTTCATGGCCACTGACCGCTTCACGCTCGCCTGGTATCGCATCGGTTCAATCGCCGTGCTGAGCGCGATACTGGTGTGGATTGCCTCGTATAACCGCGATTACCTGATGCCCGCTGGCGCCGTGCAGCGGCTGCTGGGCTGGATCGGCAGCCGCTCCTACGGCATCTACCTGATTCACATACCCGCCTATCAACTGGTACGTGAACTGATCTTCCGCCTGCAGAGCGCCGGTCTGCCCAGTCCCGCTGGCCACCCTGTGCTGACGGTGCTGATCGCTTTCTGTCTGATCGTGCTGCTCAGCGAGCTCAATTACCGCCTGGTCGAAATGCCCATGCGCAACCGCGGTGCTGCACTTGTGCGTCGCCTCGGCACGTCCCGATCCGTCGTCCCAACCTCTGGAGCCACCCCATGCTGAGCCTATTGAAGAAACTCACAGCGGCGACGCCAGCGCCGGCCCCGACTGCGCCCGCGGAACCGCCCGCCGGCAAGGTCGATCCGTACATGCTCGGGCTGTACGATGCCAAGCTCAGCGGCTGGTTCAACCAGGAGACCAACGAGCTGTTCAAAGGCTTTGTGGTGTCTGCCGATGACACCCTGCTGGATGTCGGCTGCGGCGACGGCGGCAACGTGCATTTCTGCGGCATGCGCGGGGCGAAGATCATCATTGCCGACATCGATGCCGCCAAGGTCGAAGCGACCCGCCAGCGCTTGAGCGATACCCCCGCGCGTGACGTCGAGTGTCACGTCACCGACTGCAATCCGTTGCCGATTGCCGACGCCACCGCGTCGCGCGTTGTATCCACGGAAGTGATTGAACACGTCGACGATCCTGCGCAGTTTCTTGCCGAGTTGGTCCGTGTCGGCAAACCTGGCGCGCTGTACCTGCTGAGCGTGCCGCACCCGAGTTCCGAGGACCTGCAAAAAGACCTCGCCGCGCCCGAGTATTTTCAGAAGCCCAACCACATTCGCATCCTCAGCGAGGCGCAGTTCAAGGCGCTGGTCAGTGAGGCGGGATTGGAGATCATCAGCCACAGCCAGTACGGTTTTTACTGGTCGATGTGGATGCTGCTGTTCTGGGAAGCCAAGGTCGATTTCAGCGACCCGGATCATCCGCTGCTCAATCACTGGGCCGAGACCTGGCAGGCCGTGCTCGATTCACCGCGCGGCGCGCAGATCAAACAGGCGCTGGATGCGGTGGTCGCGAAAAGCCAGGTGATTATTGCCCGCAAGCCCTGAGCGTGAATTTGTGTAACCTTGCAGCCTCGTAGTGTCAGGGATCTGCAAGGTATGCGCTTTATCGTCGGTCTGTTTGCGTTGATGGTGCTTTCTGCTTGCCGGCAGCAGGACGCGCCCGCTCTCGATCAACAACTCTACATCTGGCAACGCCAATGGACGCCGGCCCATGAACAGGCGTTGCGTGACAGCCGCGCGGACTTCTCGACCCTACGTGTGCTGGCGCTGCAGGCCTTCCCCAATACGGGAGTGAGCCGGGCGCGGATCGACGCGCGCTTATTGAAAGCCGATGGCCGTCCCTTGATCGCGGTGATTCGTCTCGACGGACAGCTCAAGTCGCTGGATCGGGATCAAGTCACCGCGCAGATTCTGCAGGTGCTGAGCGACTGGCAGGCGCAAGGGCTGGTGCCGAGCGGTGTCGAGATCGACCACGACGCGGGCACTGCGCGGTTGCCGGCGTATGCCGAATTCCTCAGCCATCTGCGCTCGGCATTGCCGACCTCCCTGCCGTTGAGCATCACCGCGCTGCCAGCCTGGCTCAACAGCGCGCAACTGCCGGCGTTGCTGCAAACCGTCGACAGCAGCGTGCTGCAAGTCCACGCGGTCAGCGATCCGCGCCGTGGTTTGTTCGATGCCAAGCAAGCGTTGAAATGGGCAAAGGCCTGGGCGCGCAGCACGGACAAGCCTTTTTATCTGGCGCTGCCGGCTTACGGCGTGGCGCTATTGCCGGATGACGGCGGTGCGCCACAGATAGAGAGCGAAGTGCAGGTTGAGCGGGGCGGGCAGCGTCGGGAATTGCTTGCCGATCCGCTGCAACTGAGCCAATTGGGCAAAACCCTGCGCGACGATCCGCCACCACACCTGGCCGGGCTGATCTGGTTTCGCCTGCCCTTGGCCAACGATCGTCGTGCCTGGAGCCTGACCACGCTGCGCGCCGTCGCCCGGGGGGATGCGTTGGGCAGCCGTCTCGGCGTGACAGTCAGCGCACAGGACGGCCTTTACGATATTCAGCTCGACAACCCGGGCAATCTCGACAGCGCCTGGCCAGCGCGCATCACCTTAACGGGCCGAGGCTGTGAGAGCGCCGATGCGCTTGCCGGTTACTCGTTGCAACAGCGTCCGGATCTGCTTACCTTCACCCGCTTGCACGACGGCCGCTTGCCGGCGGGCGGGCAGCGCGCCATCGGTTGGGCGCGTTGCGCAATCATTGATCAAGGAGGTTCGCATGTTGACCCGTAACTGGCCTCGCCATCTGCTCTGTCTGAGCCTCAGCCTGCCGCTGGGTTCGGCGCTGGCCTGTGGGCCGGACTTCCCGATGCGGCTGCTCGACAATCGCGCGCAGACGCTGGCCGATCTGCCGGAGGGCAGCTTCAGCTTCGAAGTCAGTCGCCTTGGCAAAACCATCGCCGGCCTGAAAAACGTCACGGCAGCGACCCATAACCCCAACGATTACGCCGAAGACAATGCTTCTGAAATGGCCCGCGAACAGGCTGAGCAGGTGGGCCTGAGCGCCGAGCAACAAGGCGTGGTCAAACGCTTGCGC
Proteins encoded in this window:
- a CDS encoding ABC transporter ATP-binding protein, which codes for MGHIRVTGLAKAYKQYPNRWSRLLEWLVPFSRPRHHLHWILQDVDFEIKPGEAVGIVGVNGAGKSTLLKMITGTTQPTRGQIQLQGRVAALLELGMGFHPDFTGRQNAFMAGQLLGMQVEEIEALMPQIEHFAEIGEAIDHPVRTYSSGMQMRLAFSVATARRPDILIVDEALSVGDAYFQHKSFDRIRSFRKAGTTLLIVSHDRSAIQSICDTAILLENGRLAMRGKPEEVMDYYNAMLAQREGQTVRQEMLANGQVQTISGTGEAGIVSVRLLDAQGRSLEVAEVGQPVVLEVQTEVRQDIERLVLGFMIKDRLGQAIYGINTHRLDKAVTDLTAGERVTFRFAFDMRLGKGNYSVALSLSRLDSHLDRNYEWRDYGLVFHVINNRQEDFVGCSWLQAQTAISRSSDHLEQAPDTEMLR
- a CDS encoding ABC transporter permease codes for the protein MLLSLYRSLRSYRGFIFGSVKREFQTRYRNSLFGALWTVLNPLSMIVVYTVIFSQIMRARLPGVEDGLAYSVYLCAGLLTWGLFAEITTRSQSMFLENANLLKKISFPRICLPVITLLNAGVNFAIILGLFFGFLLISGRLPGMALLALIPLLMLQVLFAAGLGMLLGVLNVFFRDVGQMFGICLQFWFWLTPIVYPLSILPPGIQHLIGLNPMTALMTSYQNVFLYNQWPDWHSLLPLLILGLLCCAMALRLFRQRVGEMVDEL
- a CDS encoding mannose-1-phosphate guanylyltransferase/mannose-6-phosphate isomerase; this translates as MLIPVILSGGAGTRLWPVSREGHPKPFMILPDGQSLLGKTYQRAAALLDGWGDIVTVTNREYYFQSKDHYCAAQVSRHRGHFLLEPSGRNTAPAIAAAALSLQALHGDDAIMVVMPADHLIVNQDALKSAVEHAVNLAKDGYLVTFGVIPTAPETGFGYIETGAPLDARGAAKVQRFVEKPDLQTATHYLESGDFLWNSGMFCFTTATLIAELQVHAPELLEQTRACMAASAPVENAGCLQQELAPALFAEITDISIDYALMERSDKVVVVPAGFDWSDIGSWGAVAALIPADADNNRANGEAIFIDSHNNFVQSDGRLVATVGVDNLIIVDTADAVLVAHADRAQDVRRVARQLKDKSHEAYRLHRTVSRPWGTYTVLEEGPRFKIKRIVVKPGGKLSLQMHHHRNEHWVVVEGMAKVTNNGSGTTLVAKNESTFIAAGHKHRLENPGVIDLVIIEVQSGEYLGEDDIVRFEDQYGRTV
- the gmd gene encoding GDP-mannose 4,6-dehydratase; this encodes MTKSALITGITGQDGAYLAKLLLDKGYKVHGLVARRSSDSRWRLREMGVEADIVYLDGDMADACSVQRAVIKSAPDEVYNLAAQSFVAASWDQPVTTGIVDGLGVTHLLEAIRQFSPHTRFYQASTSEMFGLIQAEQQDENTPFYPRSPYGVAKLYGHWITVNYRESFNLHASSGILFNHESPLRGIEFVTRKVTDAAARIKQGKQQTLALGNIDAKRDWGFAGDYVEAMWLMLQQDKPDDYVVATGVTTTVREMCRIAFDHVGLNYRDYVKIDPAFFRPAEVEVLLGNPAKAQRVLGWKPKTDLDTLIRMMMDADMQRVAKE
- a CDS encoding GDP-mannose 4,6-dehydratase; translation: MKKRLFVTGLSGFVGQHLQSRLALPDSSWELLPAAASYDLTDVGSLTDLWPQMPDAVIHLAGQTFVPEAFRDPARTLDINLFGTLNLLQALKARGFCGTFLYVSSGDVYGQVETSALPITEQQAPLPRNPYAVSKLAAEFLTLQWGLSEAWPVLVARPFNHIGTAQKDSFVIASAARQICRIKQGLQAPQLEVGDIDVTRDFLDVSDVVSAYLALLENATPGQVYNICSGREQSIRSLIEQLADLAEVEVQLVQDPARMRRAEQRRVCGSHARLAKTTGWSPAITTQQSLRAILSDWETRVRQE